The Bacteroidia bacterium genomic interval AAAGGTCGTTCCGCCCGTGAGGTCGATAGCTGAAGCGAGGTCGATAGATGCTCCTGCCCATGTCTGAGAATTCATAGGCTTATTGAGTGTCAATACAGTATCGCTCATGTTTCCAGCACCCATGTCTGGATTAGCAATAACAGCTGCAACTACATCTCCAAAGCCTTGAGGATTGTAGTCAATTGCACCATCTTCAAAATCCACGGGGAGTGTGGGACTTGTCTGCGCCGATATCGTTCCGGCACCAAGACCCAGAAAAGTCAGGATCGAGATTAGTAGTATCCAATTTTTACTTAGGGTAGTAATACTCATATGTTATAGTTTAAATTGAGTGGGACATATCCATAATTTCTAGCGTACAAGATAGCTGAAGCAAGGCTGATCCCAGCTACTACATTACTACTCATATAGCGAAAAACGAATATATAGGCTAATAAGCCATGAGGAATTCGGTGAGGTTCTGGTTGGAATCCAGTTCAAACTTTTTGCGCAAGCGATATCTACTCGCTTCTATTCCTCTGACGGTAACATTGAGTAAGGAGGCCATTTCTTTGGTAGAAAGGTTCATGCGCATATACGCACATAGCTTTAGATCTTTGGGAGTGAGGTCGGGATAGGTAGTTTTAATCTCCTGGAAAAAGTCTTTGTTCACCTCATTAAAATGAAGGAGGAATTGTTCCCATCCTTTATCAAGGATACTATCCTGCTGCAACATTTGGATGAGTTTTTTGAGGTCTTTATTTATCGGGATATCCTTACTTTTCCTTCTGATATCCTGTAAGTCATTTTTGATCCGTTCCAGCAATTCATTCTTCTGCAATACATGCATGGTAGTACTCACCAACTCTCGTTTCTTAAACTCCAGTTCCTTCTGGATCTGTTCTTCTCTAAGCTTGCCAATGGTTTTCTTAGAGGCCTCAATTTCCTGCTCATGATCTTCCTGAAGACTTTGATATTTTTTGTTCTGTTGTCTGAGGTAGAAATAAATGGCAGCAAATAAAAGGAGTGCATATATCAAATAAGCAAGCCTTGAAGCATACCAGGGAGGATGGATTTTAAAGGAATAGCTTACTGCTTCACTTAGTTCTCCATTAGGCTTTCGAGCTTCTAATACAAAGGTGTAGGAGGAAGGAGGAAGATTTGTGTATTCCTTGGTGTTTTCCTGTTTCCACGGACTCCAATCCTGATCAAAACCTTCGAGCTTAAAACGGTATTCAACTTCCAGGGGAGATACATAGTCGGTGGAAGAAAAGGAAAATTTGAGGGCATTTTGATCAGAACTAAGCTCGATTTTGCCATCCGAATCTTCCTCAAAAGCTCCTATAGAAGCTCCACCATATAGAATTCTATCTTGTTCACCGGTAATTTTTACTTCCCGCACCAGAGCTGTAAAAAAAGGAGGAAAGCGTTGAGAATTTTTATAATCATACAAAATAAAACCTTCTTCCGAGGTGATAAATACATGTCGATCATTATGCCCATAGATCTGCTCAAACCCCTTATTCAGCAAGGGTTCTATTTGTGGGAATTCTTCTTTTATCACCTCCTTCTCAACTCCTCTATCTGTAATCTTCAGGACTCCAAAATCATTTTGACTGATATACCAGATATCTCCATTTGGAAGCATCCTCAGCCGGCGGATTTTAACAGAATCTCCAAAAATATTATTGAACCTTTCGAAGGGAATAAATCTTTCCTTTTGATAATCAAATAGGAAACTCCCTTTACTGCTACAAAAGACAATTTCGTCTCCAATCCGAAATAAATGATTATCGAGGTCGGAAGTCAAGCCATCCTTTTCTCCGTATTGATGAACACTTGAACTCTGCAAGGGCTCGCTAAGTTCTATTCTGAAAATACCGCGATAGGGATGTGCAATCCATACATTGCCTTTATTGTCTTGCTCTAGGAATCGGCTTGACTCTGAGAAATCTTCCAGATGGTAAAGGTATTCAAGCTCTTCCCCCTTATTCCTAAAAAACGCAACTCCCTGATAATTTCCCGCAACTGAGATATCCGGATATTTTTGCAAGGCTTCAAATTTCCAGTAACCTGTTCCTTCAAAAAAGCGATTTGCTCTCCCTGATGAAACCAAAGAGGCTCCCCGATTATCACTTAGCAATAGTTTATTGTCCAGCAAATCCAGTCCCCAGGTAAGTCCTTTGCTATTTTCAATCAGTTGAAAATTTGGGTTTAGGCCCGGTGGATAGTATTCTATCCAGGGTGCACGATATAAACCATTACTTGTTGCAAAAAAGATTTCATCATTCTTGATCTGAATATCATAAGCAGTTCCTCTCAAAGATTCATCTGGATATATCTTCCTGAAAGGAGAATTGACCTGGACCAAATTAATCCCATTGTCCAACCCAAGCCAAAGATTCATACTTTTATCGAGGTATATGCCCAAAATGCTATTTCGGAGCAATCCATCTTCCTGCTTTATCCACTGATAAATTTTCCCCTCCGCATCCAGCATAAGTAATCCTCCAAAAGCTGTACCTATAGCAAGATTTCCTTCTTTTAAGGCTTGAATAGAACTGATCTGAAGATCGGCCAGCAAGGCTTCGTTTTGTAATTTTTTCTTTTCCAACTTCCCCTCAAGAAGGCTGTATAAGCCTTCTTGATCAGTGGCTAATATTATTTCATCTCCAAGGGCACAAATACCTTTTATGAGAAAGGCTTCTGATTTAACAATTTGTCCCAGACTACGGCTTTCCTTCTGATCAATTTCCGAAATACTACCATCCTGAGCAGCCGCAATCACCTTTCCATTGGCAGAGCCTAAAAAAGTATAGGTTCGATCAGAGAAAACCTGGCTGGTTTCCGAATCCAGAAAAAAGATCTTATTGGAGGATCGAAAAAATACACCAGCATCTGTAGTTACGATCTCCCATACATCTTCAAAATCTGTATGGGATTCCGGAATCAATCTTTTTAAAGAATGATACCTCCACTGGCCAGAAGAATCCGGAGAGAAATAGCCTATCTCATTTTGTCCCCCTGCATAAATACGACCGCTCTCAGATATTGCCAGTGCCCTTAATACGCTTTTATTGGGTAAAGGAAAGAGTTCCCAGCTTCTTCCGTCATATACCAACAAGCCCTCAGAGTTAGCGAAGTAAACAAGGCCCTGCTGATCCTGAACGATACTCCAATTAGGAGCAGCAGCCTGATATTCATCTCTCTCAAAAGATTTGATAAAGGGAATCCCCAAATTATAATCCTGAGACAATCCGACTGAACAGAAAAAAACCAGTATCAATAAAGTAAAAAGCGGGAGATTCTTTCTCATAAGCCAATGAGTACACAATAAATACCCTAAAAACAAATAATGAGTAGTAAAATAGTAGAGAATTTATAAATAAAACAGCCTTGAGTAAGCTTTATGTTATAATTGAGAGGATGAAAGCTTGTATATTGTGTAATCAAATCATATATGAAAAAAATTATATAAGTAAACTTTCATTTATGTTCCGATACATTTCCTTACAGCTGGTTTTATACGCATTTATTCCCCTCTTACTACTCTTTGGAGCCTGCAATACTGCTGGGATATCAGTTGATCAGAACTCAAAAAAATTCCAAAAACTTATATGGTCAGATGAATTTGATTATGAAGGATTGCCTGATCCTACGAAATGGAGTTACGATCTAGGTGATGCCTGTGATTTGCCTGCAGGATGTGGATGGGGAAATAATGAGCTGCAATATTACACACAGGAAAGCTTGAAAAATGCCCGAGTTGAAAATGGTTTACTGACGATAGAGCTGCATAAAGAAAAGGTAGAAAACAGAAATTATAGTTCCGCAAGATTAGTTAGCAAAGGAAAGGGAGATTGGAAATACGGTAAAATTGAAGTTCGGGCAAAATTACCCCGAGGCAAAGGTAGTTGGGGAGCGATTTGGATGCTTTCTTCAGAAAATAAATACAAGGGTTGGCCTCACAGTGGAGAGATTGACATCATGGAAAATGTGGGATACGATCCGGATACGATTCATGCCTCCGCCCATACCCTCGCCTATCACCATAGCATTGGCACCCATAAATCCGGAAAAGTTTCCTTACCCGATGCGGGGGAAAAGTTTCATATCTATAGCCTCGAATGGGAAGAAGATGAATATCGAGTATATGCAGATGAAAAAATGATCTTCCGCTTTGAGAAGGAGGCGAATGATTTCAAAGTATGGCCATTTGACCAAAAGTTTCACCTAATCATGAATATAGCCTATGGGGGAAACTGGGGTGGAAAGATGGGACTAGATGACATGGCCTTACCTGCAAACATGCAAATTGACTACGTAAGAGTATACGCGCTTTAATTAAATACAAGCTATCAAACATGAGATTTTATTTAAGTATTATCCTGAGTCTGACGGTTCTGTTTTCTGCCTGTGAAGGGGAAACTCCAGAACAACCAGCTTTGCCCAAACTCTCAATCAGAAACGAGGCCGTTCAGGAAGGCAATTCAAATTCTATCCTGACAGTAACTGTTCAACTAAGTAGCCCTAGTGAACAAGAAGTAAGTATGAGCTATGAAACATTGGATGAAAGTGCTGCCGCAGGGGAGGACTTCGAGGCCGCTAGCGGAAATCTGGTAATTCCTGTAGGAGACACCGAAGCAGAAATAGAAATCAACATTATTGGGGATGAGTTTAGAGAAGAGAATGAAACCTTTTTGGTTAGGCTCTCAAACCCGGTGAATGCTGAATTTTCAAGAACCACGGGTACGATGACGCTGATGAATGATGATACCATGGTGGACGAATCTAATCTGAATATTCCATCTAGTGGTTATAGTACTCCAGACAACTACCAGGGGATGACACTGGTCTGGAGAGATGAATTTCAGGGAACAGACATCTCTGATGATTGGGTATTTGAAATAGGCGATGGTTGCGACAGAAACTTATGCGGCTGGGGAAATAATGAGCTTGAATATTATAGAGAGGACAATGCTTTCATTGCATCTGGAGAGTATCTCGCTATACAGGCCCGCAGAGAAAACTTTGAAGGCAGGAATTACACCTCAACCCGAATGATTACGCAGGGAAGGCAGAAATTCCAATTTGGCAGGATCGATATTCGCGCAGCTATGCCTTCGGGTCAAGGTATGTGGCCGGCCCTTTGGATGTTGGGATCAAATATTACATCTGTTGGTTGGCCTGCATGTGGGGAGATTGATATCATGGAACTGGTCGGACATGAACCCGATAAAGTACATGGAACCATTCACTGGGACAATGGCGGTAATTATGCAAGCTTTGGACAAGGCTTTGACAGTCCTACCTCTCTGGAAAATGAATGGAATGTATATTCAATTACCTGGGATGAGAATCAGATTCGCTGGCTTCTCAATGATGTCCAGTACAATGTTGCAGACATCACTCCTACCAATCTATCTGAGTTTAAAAACGAATTCTTTTTTATCCTCAACGTTGCAGTTGGTGGAAACTGGCCGGGACAACCCAATTCCAGCACGGTATTCCCACAGAGAATGTTAGTGGATTATATCCGGGTTTTCCAGGATAATTAAATCCATTTCACAGCGGCGGGTGTTAGTTCTTCCAAAGATCTGACACCCGCTAATTGCATATTCCTTTTGAGTTCGCTTTCCAGAATTTCCAGGACTCGACTTACGCCTTCCTCACCTGCTACGCTTAAGCCATAAATATACGGTCTTCCCAGGCATACAGCTTTCGCTCCTAAAGCCAGGGCCTTAAATATATCCGTTCCTCTTCTGATCCCTCCGTCCAACAGAATGGGAATTCTACCATTTACAATTTCAACTACCTCTTCCAATACTTCCATCGTCGACAAATTGCTTTCCAATTGTCTGCCCCCATGATTGGATACAATGATACCATCTACCCCATGCTCTATGGCAAGGCGAGCATCTTCCTTACACATAATCCCTTTCAGGAAGATTCTCATTTTCGTCCGAACTTTCAACCAGGGAATACTTCTCCAGGCCATTGCCGGATCAAGAAAAGAGACGCCTTCAGGCATTGTAGATAAATTTCCCATCCCCTGACTCCCTTTATCAATTGCTGTCTGTAGTTTTTGCCCATGATATTCGCGATTTCCCAATACAGGTACATCTATCGTTAGGACCAATGCCGTACAGCCTGCAGCTTCCGCCCGCTTGATCAATTTTTCCCGGAATTCCAGATCATCCGTAGGATACAATTGGAACCAGGGTTTTTGTTCTCCATCAAACACCTGCCCAATCTCCGTGATGCTGGATTTGCTCACCGTAGAAGCAATCATCAAATGACCGGATTTCTTCGCGGCTCTGGCTGTCGCCAATTCTGCCTCCGGATGGAATCGATCCTGCAATCCAACCGGGGCTAACATAATGGGAGTGCGATAGGCTTTTCCGAAGAACTTTACCGACATATCAATCTTACTCACATCCATCAATCTCCTCGGTTTGATCTGAAGTTGTTTGAATATATCCATGTTCCGCTGATAGGTCAGCCCATCATCCGCACCACTGTCCAGGTATTCAAAACTCTCCTTTCCCAATATCTTCTGAGCAGCCTTCTGGAATCCGTAAACATTCTTCAACAGATCAATATTCATATCCAATAATTTGATAGCCTCTTGTAGGTGTAAATAAAGGAAACTAATTTGGCAATAATGATGCCTGAGTTTGTAGCAAATAAAAGCACCTTAAGTGCAATATTCATTTTTTTCTTCCTGACTCCCTTACTTAGGGGGCAGGATACAGATCCCTGGGATATCCTGGCAGATACAGAATTCAATCAGGAATATTTTGAAGAGGAAGAGGCTTCTTTTCTGGCCCCGACCTTTGGACCTCTTCCCAAATCTTTTGAAGGGAAAAGCTTTGAAATCACAGGCTTTCTGATTCCCCTCGACCCTACAAACCGTGAGTACATCCTCTCTAAATATCCCTATGCCTCCTGCTTTTTTTGCGGAGGTGCAGGGCCTGAATCGGTATTGGAATTAAAATTTCCGGAAGGAGTTGAACCCAGAAACTACGAATTAGATGAATATATCAGCTTTCGAGGCACGCTGGTATTGAATGCTAGCGATATATTTCACATGAATTTTATCCTGGAGAATGCAGTTGAACTGGAATAAATTAGGATACAGTTTATCCAGCCCCCCCCCTTTCACCTCTTATGCTCGAACTGAGTCAAAAACCTGCACGTCTCAAAGGTTAAATGTAGCTGGATTGCAGCACTGAGAGATCATATTTTACTTAGTCCTCCAATATTTCGGTAGTCAATCCCAGCATTCAAGCTCTTAACTCAATGACTGGGTGCCATTTTTTGTCCACAAACCACTTCCAGCGCTTTCACCAATGCTTCATTCGCTTCCCGGGTACCAATAGTTATCCGCACACAGCCAGGCGCTCCAAAGGAAGCTACGGGCCTCACCATGATCCCCTCTTCCAGCATTTTTTCCTCAAACTCAAAGGCATCCATTTCAGGTTTGCTTAGAAAGAAGTTGGCCTGGCTTTTCCAGTACTTGATACCTATACGATCTAAATGAGGATAGAGAAAGGCTTTTTCTGCCTGAATCAGTTTTACGGTTTCCTCAATAAAGGCCTGATCCTCTAAAGCTGCTATTGCTGCCTCCAGACAGAGGGTATTTACCATAAAGGGTCGACGAACGGTCTGGACATATTGGGCCAGTTCAGGAGTAGTATAAGCATATCCCATACGCAGACCTGCTAAACCATAAGCTTTGGAGAAGCTATTTACTCCGATTACCTGTTTTCCTGCCTCCACATATGGAAGGGCAATGGTATAATCTTCTTTATCTGCAAATTGATAATAGACCTCATCGAATACCACGATTACATGATCTGGAACAGCATCGATCAATTCATCCAACTGATATTTGGGTACATAGGTACCAGTCGGATTATTGGGATTTGTGATAAAAACCAGTCGAGTCTTTTCATTGATTTCAGCCAAAATCCCTGCTACATCCAGCAAGAAATCATCTCCAACCAAAGGTACATCTATTACCTTTGCTCCCTCTTTTTCGGCAAACATTTTATAAGGAAGGAAACAGGGATTGGAAATAATTGCCTCCTGTCCCTCCTGTAAGAAGGCACGAGTGATCAATTCCAGGGTTTCTACTCCGCTATTAGCAGTAATAAACTGACCGGCTTTTAAACGAGATCCGTAGAAGTTCTCTAATGCCTCCTGATACCTGCCATCTGTTTGATCCGGATATTCATTTACACTTAAGAGGAAACGTTGGACGGCTGCTAAAGCTTTTGGAGAAGAACCCAAAAGATTCTCATTGGAGGAGAGTTTATATACTTTTTTCCCGGCAGCGGCATCGGCTTTTGACTTGCCTCCTTTGTAGGTTTTCTTTCCGTATAACCAGGGCTTAAAGGGCGAAATCTTATCTGACATAGGATTATTTCTTGGGATAAAGGTCCTGAAACAGACCCGTTTTGCAAGCTAGTGCTTGCAAATGAATTTCTCTGAATAAAATGAATGATTTTTCTTCCTGGCCTAGTAATCCAAAAGCTCTTTAATGGCTTTGGAAACTTTTTTGGCAGAAGGAAGCATGGTCTCTTCGAGTATGCTATTGAGCGGAATGGCCGGCATATTTTCAGCCCCCAGCGTTCTTACAGGAGCATCCAGTTCCTGAAAACACTCCTGCATGATGCGAGCAGATAAACTTTGGGCGAAGGTATTATTTACCGGTTCCTCTGTAAGCACCAGGCATTTATTATGCCTTCTGACGCTTTCAAATATAGCTTCTTCATCAAGTGGGAAAAGTGTTCTCAAATCCAGCACCTCAATCTGTCCGGGAAAATCCTTCGCGGCATTGATCGCCCAGTGAACGCCCATTCCATAGGTAATTACACAAAGGCTGTCTCCTTCATCTACCTTTTCTTCTTCTGCTTGCAAAAAGACATTGGCTTTCCCCAATGGCAGGACATAATCTTCAGCCGGTTCTACCGTTTTAGCAGCCAGTGTTCCCGGCACCTTTGACCAGTACAATCCTTTATGTTCCAATATTACAACCGGATTGGGATCCAAATGAGCTGCTTTCATCAAGCCTTTCAAATCCGCTCCTGTAGAAGGGTATACAATCTTGATTCCTCTGATATTGGTCAGTACAGATTCTACGCTGGAAGAATGATACGGCCCTCCACTTCCATAGGCGCCAATAGGCACTCGAAGAATCATATTTACCGGCCATTTTCCATTGGATAAATAGCAGGAACGACTCACTTCGGTGAAAAGCTGATTGAGTCCCGGCCAGATATAGTCAGCAAACTGAACTTCTACAATGGGCTTTAATCCAACGGCTGACATGCCTGCTGTCGAGCCGATAATAAATGCCTCCTGAATCGGGGTATTGAATACTCTATCTTTCCCAAATTTTTGGGCCAAAGTGGCAGCCTCTCTAAATACGCCTCCCAGTCTATGACCTACATCCTGTCCATATAGCAATACAGCTGGATCAACTTTCATCACTTCCTCTACTGCGTGAAGTGCAGCATCGACCATCACTGTCTTCTCTCCCCCCGCAGGATTCCGCACTCCTTTTTCCTCTGTTACAGGGCTTTCAGCAAAATCATGGGTGAAAAGGTCCTCGGGGCGAGGGTCCTCAGCTCTTAGCGCTCTTTGGTAATCAGAATCCACCCAGATTTCAGCTTCCTCTTCTAAGCTTCTGATTTCTTCTTCCCTGAATCCCATATCACGCATCTGGTGCTTTACGATAGGATAAGGATCTTTCATCCATGCTTCTTCCAGATCATCCCGATACCATTCCATGCGCACACCAGAAGTATGGTGATTCAGGAGAGGAACTCGTGCATGCAACAAGATGGGGCGTCTTTCGGTCCTGATCGTTTCGATGGCATCAAAGGCCGCACGATAACTGGCCAGAAAATTACTCCCGTCTATGCTTATTGCCTCCAGGCCTTTGAACCCTTCGGCATATTCAAACGCATTTTGGGAACGGGTCTCTTCTGCATTAGCAGAAATATCCCATTCGTTGTCCTGAATGAGAAAGAGAATGGGAAGCTGTTTTAAAGAAGCCATTTGAAAAGCTTCAGCTACCTCTCCCTCCGTTACGGAGGCATCACCGAGTGAGCATACAACTACTCCTTTTTCGGTATAAGAGAACAGCTCAGAAAATTTTTCTTTGTACTGAATGCCCATGGCCGCCCCTGTGGCTGGAATCGCCTGCATACCCGTTGCTGACGATTGATGTGGAATTTTCGGCTTCGAGGGATCATTTAGGCTAGGATGCGAGTAGTAGGTTCTCCCACCACTAAAGGGGTCGTCGCGTTTAGCCAGCAATTGGAGCATGAGATCATAGGGATCAAGTCCCAAACCAAGGATCATTGCGTCGTCTCGATAATAGGGATAGACGAAATCCTGTGGAAGTAATTGCATGCCTACTGCCAGCTGTATGGCTTCGTGGCCACGAGAAGTAGCGTGTACATACTTCGATACCTGCTTGAAATTCTCTTCAAATAAGTAGGACATTCTCCGAGCTGCAGCAAAGAGCTTAAAAGCTTCTGCAAATCTTTCTTTATCCAGTTTATAAGTATCGATCAGGTACGAAGAGGATGATATCATATATAAATTCTAAAGCTGCTATTCGATTATTAAAATTACAGCTAAAGAATAATTCTCTAAAGAATCGTAAATTTTTAAGAAAAATTACTCATTCATCGCAAAAATGTGAGATATTTATTCCACAAATAAGCAAATTCAAACAATAAAGAAGAATTTTATTCTATGGTAAAACTGGATGAAATAGACAGGAAGATCCTAAAAATACTGCAGGAAGATTGTCGGATAACTATCAAAGAGCTGTCAATTCGCTTTAGTCTTTCCTCTACTCCCATCTTCAATCGCATCAAAAGAATGGAGAAATCAGGGATCATAGATCGATATGTGGCGATCCTGAATCCAGACAAAGTAGGAAAGAAATTTAGTTCCTTTTGCCACGTTTCTCTCAAGGATCATTCTAAAAGTCTGGTTCAGAAATTTGTCGAAACCGTAAATGAATTAAATGAGGTAATGGAATGCCATTATGTAACGGGAAATGCAGACTTTATCCTAAAGGTAATTACCCATGATATTGAGTCTTACAACCAGTTTATCATTGATAAGCTCTTTCGAATCGAGAATATATCCAAGGTTGAATCTTTGATATCTATGGCGGTCAGCAAAAAGACCCATGTCATCGACTTGGATCAGGATTAAGTCTATTTTTGTTGTTCCTGCTTTTCTTTTACATTATTTTAGTGTTTCAAAATACTGTGCGTGCTTGGCACATTTTCTATGAAGCAAAAGTTAATTTACATCTTTCTCATTTTCAGTCTCTTGCCTGGAATTTTCTTAGGGCAGGATACCTTTAAGGTTGGGATTATCCAATATAAATCTCCCAAAGCTTTTTCGGAGACTTACCAACCGCTGATAAATTATCTGGGAAAAGAATTGAATAAGAAAATCATCCTGGACATCGTCCCGGAAGATGAATTGGCCTATAAACTTGCCAAGGGGCAATACGATATGGGCATATTTACGGTCTTCCCATACCTGAGAGCCAAGATTGATTTTGAAGAATTGGAGGTTTTTGCCTCTCATACCGTAAATGGAGAAGATTCCTATAGTGGTTGTATCATGATCCGTAAGGAAAGTGGGATCAATTCACTTCACCAACTGAAAAAGCGGAATTTCCTTTTTGTCAAACCGAGTTCGACCTCTGGCTACAAATATCCCAAAGGCATTTTCAAAGAACGTAACCTTGATATTGATGCAGGTTTCTTTGAATATGATTTTTCAGGGGGACATGACAGATCACTCAAAGCCCTTATGGATAAGGAAGTGGATGGAATAGCGGTAGATACCCGGGTATATAATAACCTTTCTGCACAAAACAAGGATGAATACCATATGCTGGAGTGCTATGAGATTCCATATCATGCCTATGTTTTAGCACCTGATGTCGATAGTAGCCTTAAAGCAGAACTCAAACTGATCATGTTTGATGCTCATAAAAACCCGAGCAATCGACCCCTATTCAACAATCCTTTAAAAATTGAGAAATGGCACGCTCAAACGGATGATGCCTACAATTCACTAAGAAGGTATTTGAGGATAGTACGGGAAAAGCCTTCCGTTCATGTAAGTTGGGAAATTCGAAACGCTGCCCAGAAGTTGTTGGATGAAAGAGGAGATCTGCTGGCTCTGCTACAGGAATCCTGCCTTAACAAACTAACTTCTACTCAGCGCTTTAAAGAGGTGAGTGATGAAGATTCTCAAATGGAAAATGCCAAAGAGGTAAAGATTAGTTTGGGGGTAATTGACAAACAGTTGCATTACAACTTTTACCTGGATGATGTACAAATAGGTGAAGGGAACCTCAATGAGCAACGACTGGTATCAGAATTGCCAACGCTGCTCACAAGAGATGTATTGAAAGCCTATATACTTGAAGGCCAGCTTCTATTCAATGGAGAAGCATGGTTCGTTACCTTTGGTTCAGATGATGGGGTTAAAGCAGCAGATTATACTTTCGAGATAGAAGGAGATTCAGGGATAAAGAGATTACTAAGTGAAACAGAAATATCTCGAATCACCAGCCTGAATACTTTTTTCAAAAAGGCGGACAGCAATTCTTTTAAAGAAGGTCAAAAAGTCCGTATTCTTTATAATGATGCAATGGTAGCAGAATTGGAAGGAGGAAATTCAGGCATAGGCGAAGGTTCTTTCTGGGATAATCTGGATAATCGCTGGGGAGTAATCGGTTTGTTGGTTGCCTTTATTAGTGTCGCTGTAGGTTCCTATTTTAGTACAGCAAGAAAAAGGCGGTTTCAATCTTATCAGAGACAAGCCAATGATCTCCTCCTCCATTTTTGGGTTGATAAAGCCAATGTAGATCCTAAACTCATTTCCCTCAAAGAAAAGATTCATGCTTCTCTCCAGAAGACACGCATCAATGAAAATCAGTTCTTGATTCTTAACAAACGAATCGACGATATAGAAAGAATTATCCATGAAGACTTTCCTCATCACAAAAAACTGAATAAAACAGTTAAAGATGAGTTAGACGAAATTTGCTCCAATGGAGTGATTACTGAAAAAGAATTCAGCAGGATTATGACCCTTACCCGCAAATTTGGGCGAGAATCGGCATCCTGAAACCCTTATTAACACCTTTTCATGAACAAATTTGCCTTCCTACTACTACTGGGATGCCTACTGTGGGTACCCAGCGACCTATTGGGTCAAAATGATTACTTCTTTCCAAAAATCAATTCCTTTGATGAAAAAGTGCCCAGTCCGGAAGATTTCCTGGGCTATGCCATTGGGGAACAACACACGCGACACGATCGACTGGTTTCCTATATGCAAGAACTCGCTCGTGTATCAGAGCGCGCTCAATACCTGCAATTGGGAATGACCTATGAGTATAGACCGTTATTGATGCTGATCATAAGTGATCCTGGCAACCTTGCCCGCCTGGAAGATATACAAAAGGATCAATTGAAGGCCGTGATTCCAAATAATGGATTTACCTATCCGACCTCCAACCCTATCCTTGTCAATCTAGGCTACAATGTCCATGGAAATGAACCTTCCAGTAGTGAAGCTGCCATGCTGACGGCTTATTATCTGGTTGCTGGTGAAGGAGCAGAAGCGGATAAATTCAGGAAAGAAGCAGTAGTTTTTATTGATCCGGTTATCAATCCGGATGGTAGAGACCGCCATAGCAATTGGGCAAATAGCTATAAAGGGATGCCACCTGTTTCAGATCCTGCAGATAGAGAACACAATGAAGCCTGGCCACGGGGCAGAACCAATCACTTTTGGTTTGACCTCAACAGGGACTGGATTCTTCTGGTGCATCCGGAGTCAAA includes:
- a CDS encoding DUF3299 domain-containing protein; translated protein: MMPEFVANKSTLSAIFIFFFLTPLLRGQDTDPWDILADTEFNQEYFEEEEASFLAPTFGPLPKSFEGKSFEITGFLIPLDPTNREYILSKYPYASCFFCGGAGPESVLELKFPEGVEPRNYELDEYISFRGTLVLNASDIFHMNFILENAVELE
- the hisC gene encoding histidinol-phosphate transaminase, with translation MSDKISPFKPWLYGKKTYKGGKSKADAAAGKKVYKLSSNENLLGSSPKALAAVQRFLLSVNEYPDQTDGRYQEALENFYGSRLKAGQFITANSGVETLELITRAFLQEGQEAIISNPCFLPYKMFAEKEGAKVIDVPLVGDDFLLDVAGILAEINEKTRLVFITNPNNPTGTYVPKYQLDELIDAVPDHVIVVFDEVYYQFADKEDYTIALPYVEAGKQVIGVNSFSKAYGLAGLRMGYAYTTPELAQYVQTVRRPFMVNTLCLEAAIAALEDQAFIEETVKLIQAEKAFLYPHLDRIGIKYWKSQANFFLSKPEMDAFEFEEKMLEEGIMVRPVASFGAPGCVRITIGTREANEALVKALEVVCGQKMAPSH
- a CDS encoding thiamine pyrophosphate-dependent enzyme, with product MSYLFEENFKQVSKYVHATSRGHEAIQLAVGMQLLPQDFVYPYYRDDAMILGLGLDPYDLMLQLLAKRDDPFSGGRTYYSHPSLNDPSKPKIPHQSSATGMQAIPATGAAMGIQYKEKFSELFSYTEKGVVVCSLGDASVTEGEVAEAFQMASLKQLPILFLIQDNEWDISANAEETRSQNAFEYAEGFKGLEAISIDGSNFLASYRAAFDAIETIRTERRPILLHARVPLLNHHTSGVRMEWYRDDLEEAWMKDPYPIVKHQMRDMGFREEEIRSLEEEAEIWVDSDYQRALRAEDPRPEDLFTHDFAESPVTEEKGVRNPAGGEKTVMVDAALHAVEEVMKVDPAVLLYGQDVGHRLGGVFREAATLAQKFGKDRVFNTPIQEAFIIGSTAGMSAVGLKPIVEVQFADYIWPGLNQLFTEVSRSCYLSNGKWPVNMILRVPIGAYGSGGPYHSSSVESVLTNIRGIKIVYPSTGADLKGLMKAAHLDPNPVVILEHKGLYWSKVPGTLAAKTVEPAEDYVLPLGKANVFLQAEEEKVDEGDSLCVITYGMGVHWAINAAKDFPGQIEVLDLRTLFPLDEEAIFESVRRHNKCLVLTEEPVNNTFAQSLSARIMQECFQELDAPVRTLGAENMPAIPLNSILEETMLPSAKKVSKAIKELLDY
- a CDS encoding Lrp/AsnC family transcriptional regulator, whose translation is MVKLDEIDRKILKILQEDCRITIKELSIRFSLSSTPIFNRIKRMEKSGIIDRYVAILNPDKVGKKFSSFCHVSLKDHSKSLVQKFVETVNELNEVMECHYVTGNADFILKVITHDIESYNQFIIDKLFRIENISKVESLISMAVSKKTHVIDLDQD
- a CDS encoding PhnD/SsuA/transferrin family substrate-binding protein, with protein sequence MKQKLIYIFLIFSLLPGIFLGQDTFKVGIIQYKSPKAFSETYQPLINYLGKELNKKIILDIVPEDELAYKLAKGQYDMGIFTVFPYLRAKIDFEELEVFASHTVNGEDSYSGCIMIRKESGINSLHQLKKRNFLFVKPSSTSGYKYPKGIFKERNLDIDAGFFEYDFSGGHDRSLKALMDKEVDGIAVDTRVYNNLSAQNKDEYHMLECYEIPYHAYVLAPDVDSSLKAELKLIMFDAHKNPSNRPLFNNPLKIEKWHAQTDDAYNSLRRYLRIVREKPSVHVSWEIRNAAQKLLDERGDLLALLQESCLNKLTSTQRFKEVSDEDSQMENAKEVKISLGVIDKQLHYNFYLDDVQIGEGNLNEQRLVSELPTLLTRDVLKAYILEGQLLFNGEAWFVTFGSDDGVKAADYTFEIEGDSGIKRLLSETEISRITSLNTFFKKADSNSFKEGQKVRILYNDAMVAELEGGNSGIGEGSFWDNLDNRWGVIGLLVAFISVAVGSYFSTARKRRFQSYQRQANDLLLHFWVDKANVDPKLISLKEKIHASLQKTRINENQFLILNKRIDDIERIIHEDFPHHKKLNKTVKDELDEICSNGVITEKEFSRIMTLTRKFGRESAS